The following coding sequences are from one Hymenobacter sp. DG25A window:
- the serS gene encoding serine--tRNA ligase produces the protein MLQVSVLKEHPEAVLAGLAKKHYTTAEADVQAILALDQRRKDLQTGHDQAQAEANELARQIGGLMKSGNKAEAETLKARTAELKQQTKAHSEELAEVEKELQQILYKLPNLPHSSVPEGRTPEENEVLREVGQKPDLPASAKPHWELIEQYDIIDFALGNKITGAGFPVYKGQGARLQRALINFFLDEAREAGYTEIQPPILVNEASGFGTGQLPDKEGQMYHATADDLYLIPTAEVPITNLYRDEIIAPERLPIRNAGYTPCFRREAGSWGAHVRGLNRLHQFDKVEIVQIAHPDQSYAILEEMLAHIEGLLQKLELPYRVLRLCGGDMSFTSALTYDLEVWSAAQQRWLEVSSASNFETYQANRLKLRYRAENGKMQLLHTLNGSALALPRIVAALLENNQTEEGIKLPAVLHSYCGFSQIG, from the coding sequence ATGCTGCAAGTTTCCGTTCTGAAAGAGCACCCCGAAGCGGTGCTGGCCGGGCTGGCTAAAAAACACTATACAACCGCCGAAGCCGATGTGCAGGCCATTCTGGCGCTGGACCAGCGCCGCAAGGATCTGCAGACCGGTCACGACCAGGCCCAGGCCGAAGCCAACGAGCTGGCCCGCCAGATTGGTGGCCTGATGAAGTCCGGCAACAAAGCCGAGGCTGAAACGCTGAAAGCCCGCACCGCCGAGTTGAAGCAGCAGACCAAAGCTCACAGCGAGGAGCTGGCGGAGGTAGAAAAAGAGCTGCAGCAAATCCTGTATAAACTGCCTAACCTGCCCCACAGCAGCGTACCCGAAGGCCGCACGCCGGAGGAGAATGAAGTATTGCGCGAGGTGGGCCAGAAGCCGGACCTGCCCGCCTCGGCCAAGCCCCACTGGGAGCTAATTGAGCAGTACGACATCATAGACTTTGCGCTGGGCAATAAGATTACCGGCGCCGGCTTCCCCGTGTACAAAGGCCAGGGGGCCCGTTTGCAGCGTGCCCTTATCAACTTCTTTCTGGATGAAGCCCGCGAAGCCGGCTACACCGAAATTCAGCCGCCTATTCTGGTCAACGAGGCTTCCGGCTTCGGCACCGGCCAGCTGCCTGATAAGGAAGGCCAGATGTACCACGCCACCGCCGACGACCTGTACCTGATTCCGACGGCGGAGGTGCCCATTACTAACCTTTACCGCGACGAGATTATTGCGCCGGAGCGGCTGCCCATCCGCAATGCCGGCTACACGCCCTGTTTCCGCCGCGAGGCTGGCTCTTGGGGTGCCCACGTGCGCGGCCTCAACCGTCTGCACCAGTTTGATAAGGTGGAAATAGTGCAGATAGCTCACCCCGACCAGAGCTACGCCATTCTGGAGGAAATGCTGGCCCACATTGAAGGCCTGCTGCAGAAGCTGGAGCTCCCCTACCGCGTGCTGCGCCTCTGCGGCGGCGACATGAGCTTTACCTCCGCCCTTACTTATGACCTGGAAGTGTGGAGCGCCGCCCAGCAGCGCTGGCTGGAAGTAAGCTCCGCGTCTAACTTCGAAACCTACCAGGCCAACCGCCTGAAGCTGCGCTACCGCGCCGAAAACGGCAAGATGCAGCTGCTGCACACGCTGAACGGCTCGGCCCTGGCCCTGCCCCGCATTGTGGCGGCCCTGCTGGAAAACAACCAGACGGAAGAAGGCATTAAGCTCCCGGCGGTGCTGCATAGCTACTGCGGCTTCAGCCAGATTGGCTAG
- a CDS encoding M16 family metallopeptidase — protein MSDYDLYELPNGIRVLHKQVLHTKIAHCGFLLDIGSRDEKPEQQGLAHFWEHMAFKGTEKRKSFHILNRLETVGGELNAYTTKEKICFYASLLSTHFERAFELLTDLTFHSVFPEKEIEKERGVILEEMAMYHDAPEDAIIDDFDAVVFGNHSLGHNILGTKESVSGFQQGDFREFLGQNVRTNRLIFSSVSNLPFKEVKRLADKYLAPLPAQLGTQARTPFGHYQRIDRVERKPITQAHCLIGGPAYAIEDDRRIPFFMLSNLLGGPGMNSRLNLAVREKYGLVYTIDSTYSPYTDTGLFGIYFGTEKKQVDRTISLVQKELKKLRTTPLGGLQLHTSKEQLMGQLAMAEESNGGLMQLLGKSTLDLGRVESLNEIFDRVKRITSPELQELANDILREDNLSMLQYLPE, from the coding sequence ATGTCTGATTACGACCTGTACGAGCTGCCTAACGGCATCCGGGTTTTGCATAAACAAGTTCTGCACACCAAAATTGCGCATTGCGGCTTCCTGCTGGATATTGGCTCGCGCGATGAAAAACCGGAGCAGCAGGGCCTGGCGCACTTCTGGGAGCACATGGCTTTCAAAGGCACCGAAAAGCGCAAAAGCTTCCATATCCTGAACCGCCTGGAAACCGTGGGCGGCGAGCTGAACGCCTACACCACCAAGGAGAAAATCTGCTTTTACGCTTCCCTGCTCAGCACGCACTTTGAGCGCGCTTTTGAGCTGCTGACGGACCTCACCTTTCACTCCGTTTTCCCGGAAAAGGAAATTGAGAAAGAGCGCGGCGTTATTCTGGAAGAAATGGCCATGTACCACGATGCGCCCGAAGACGCCATCATTGATGATTTCGATGCCGTGGTATTCGGCAACCATTCCCTGGGGCACAACATTCTGGGCACCAAGGAAAGCGTAAGCGGCTTTCAGCAGGGTGATTTCCGGGAGTTTCTGGGCCAGAATGTACGCACCAACCGACTGATCTTCAGCTCGGTCAGCAACCTGCCTTTTAAGGAAGTAAAGCGGCTGGCGGATAAATACCTGGCGCCGCTGCCCGCTCAGCTGGGCACCCAAGCCCGCACGCCATTTGGCCATTACCAGCGGATAGACCGGGTGGAGCGCAAGCCCATTACGCAGGCCCATTGCCTGATTGGCGGCCCCGCCTACGCCATTGAGGATGACCGGCGCATTCCGTTTTTCATGCTGAGCAATCTGCTGGGCGGCCCCGGCATGAACTCCCGCCTGAACCTGGCCGTGCGCGAGAAATACGGCCTGGTATATACCATAGACTCTACGTACTCGCCCTACACCGATACCGGCCTGTTTGGTATCTATTTCGGCACGGAGAAAAAGCAGGTAGACCGCACTATTTCCCTGGTACAGAAAGAGCTCAAAAAGCTGCGTACCACCCCGCTGGGCGGCCTGCAGCTGCACACGTCCAAAGAGCAGCTTATGGGTCAGTTGGCCATGGCTGAAGAAAGCAACGGCGGCCTCATGCAGCTCCTGGGAAAAAGCACCCTGGACCTGGGTCGCGTGGAGTCGCTCAATGAAATCTTCGACCGGGTGAAGCGCATTACTTCCCCGGAGCTGCAGGAGCTGGCCAATGATATCCTGCGCGAGGACAACCTGAGCATGCTGCAGTATCTGCCGGAGTAA
- a CDS encoding aminopeptidase P N-terminal domain-containing protein: MRYGSIDPQLFIQNRRNFTLLLPPASMAIFQANDVMPTNADGTMPFRQNNDLFYLSGVDQEESILLLFPDATLPQHREILFLKETSEHILVWEGYKLTRDEARAQSGVKSIMWLDSFPSVLIALMNEAENVYLNSNEHIRAVVEVETRDARFAKKIKQDYPLHNYRRSAPLMHRLRAIKSEEEIRLMRQACNITEKAFRRLLGFVKPGVMEYEIEAELYHEFLRNASRGPAYGSIIASGANACILHYVSNDRQCKDGDVLLMDFGAEYANYAADLSRSIPVNGTFTKRQRQVYNAVLHVMKFATSQLVVGNNIEDYHAAVGRTMEQELIKLDLLNAQDVKNQDPAAPLYKKYFMHGTSHYLGLDVHDVGFKYRPFEAGMVYTCEPGIYIREEGLGIRLENDILITKSGNEDLMRTIPLEADDIERLMRR; the protein is encoded by the coding sequence ATGCGTTACGGCTCCATCGATCCGCAGCTTTTCATCCAGAACCGCCGCAATTTTACCCTACTGCTGCCCCCGGCATCGATGGCCATTTTTCAGGCCAATGATGTGATGCCGACCAATGCCGACGGCACCATGCCGTTCCGGCAAAACAACGACCTGTTTTACCTGTCCGGGGTAGATCAGGAGGAAAGCATTCTGCTGCTGTTCCCGGATGCCACGCTGCCCCAGCACCGCGAAATTCTGTTCCTGAAGGAAACCAGCGAGCATATTCTGGTGTGGGAAGGCTATAAGCTGACCAGGGACGAAGCCCGCGCGCAGTCCGGCGTGAAGTCCATCATGTGGCTCGACTCTTTTCCCTCGGTGCTGATAGCCCTGATGAATGAGGCCGAAAACGTGTATCTGAACTCCAACGAGCACATCCGGGCCGTGGTGGAGGTAGAAACGCGTGATGCCCGCTTTGCCAAAAAGATTAAGCAAGACTACCCGCTGCACAACTACCGCCGCTCCGCCCCGCTGATGCACCGCCTGCGGGCCATCAAGAGCGAGGAAGAAATCCGGCTGATGCGCCAGGCCTGCAACATCACAGAAAAGGCCTTCCGCCGCCTGCTGGGCTTTGTGAAGCCCGGCGTGATGGAGTATGAAATTGAAGCTGAGCTGTACCACGAGTTCCTGCGCAACGCCTCGCGCGGCCCGGCCTACGGCAGCATTATTGCCTCCGGCGCCAATGCCTGCATTCTGCACTACGTGAGCAACGACCGACAGTGCAAAGACGGCGACGTGCTGCTGATGGACTTCGGCGCCGAGTACGCCAATTACGCCGCCGACCTGTCCCGCTCCATTCCGGTAAACGGCACCTTCACCAAGCGCCAGCGCCAGGTGTACAATGCCGTGCTGCACGTTATGAAGTTTGCCACCTCCCAACTGGTGGTCGGCAACAATATTGAAGACTACCACGCCGCCGTAGGCCGCACCATGGAGCAGGAACTGATTAAGCTGGACCTGCTCAATGCGCAGGACGTGAAAAACCAGGACCCCGCCGCCCCCCTCTATAAGAAGTACTTCATGCACGGCACCTCCCACTATCTGGGCCTGGATGTGCACGATGTCGGCTTCAAATACCGACCCTTCGAAGCCGGTATGGTGTACACCTGCGAGCCGGGTATTTACATCCGGGAAGAGGGGCTGGGCATTCGCCTGGAAAATGACATTCTCATCACGAAATCCGGCAATGAGGACCTGATGAGAACTATCCCGCTGGAGGCCGACGACATTGAGCGTCTCATGCGCCGATAA
- a CDS encoding glycosyltransferase family 9 protein gives MKILVLRFSSIGDIVLTTPVVRAIKQQVPGAEVHFATKPGYRSLLEANPYVDKAHYLNSSLRELVQELRVEQFDFIVDLHNNLRTSLIKLQLGVKSAAFDKLNWQKWLLVNLKINTLPQVHIVDRYLAAAAPLGVHNDGQGLDYFIPAEAEVSLTTLPAAFQQGYVAFAIGAQHATKRLPVERIIELCALLRQPVVLLGGPEDAANGQLVEAHFSNRDAEKSQSRILNACGQYSLNQSASLVRQAQFVISHDTGLMHIAAAFQKEIYSVWGNTVPAFGMYPYRTKYHILEVPGLECRPCSKIGYEKCPRGHFKCMRDIQFEPFFPAAPAAAAPASQNRVG, from the coding sequence ATGAAAATTCTGGTGCTGCGCTTTTCTTCCATCGGGGATATTGTGCTGACTACGCCCGTGGTGCGGGCCATTAAGCAGCAGGTGCCCGGGGCTGAGGTGCACTTTGCCACCAAGCCCGGCTACCGCAGCCTGCTGGAGGCCAACCCCTACGTGGATAAGGCGCACTACCTCAACAGCTCTCTCCGCGAACTGGTGCAGGAGCTGCGCGTCGAGCAGTTTGATTTCATCGTGGACCTGCACAATAACCTGCGCACCAGCCTGATCAAGCTGCAGTTGGGTGTAAAATCAGCGGCATTTGATAAGCTGAACTGGCAGAAATGGCTGCTGGTCAATCTGAAAATCAACACGCTGCCGCAGGTGCATATTGTGGACCGCTACCTAGCGGCCGCCGCGCCGCTGGGGGTACACAATGATGGGCAGGGGCTGGACTATTTTATTCCCGCTGAAGCGGAAGTAAGCCTGACCACGCTGCCGGCCGCTTTTCAGCAGGGGTATGTAGCCTTTGCCATTGGAGCACAGCACGCCACCAAGCGCCTGCCGGTAGAGCGCATTATAGAACTGTGTGCCTTGCTGCGCCAGCCGGTTGTGCTGCTGGGCGGGCCCGAAGACGCCGCCAATGGGCAACTGGTGGAAGCGCATTTCTCGAACCGTGACGCGGAGAAAAGCCAGTCCCGAATTCTAAACGCCTGCGGCCAGTATTCGTTGAACCAATCGGCCTCTCTGGTACGGCAGGCGCAGTTTGTTATCAGCCACGATACCGGGCTGATGCATATTGCCGCGGCTTTTCAGAAGGAGATTTACAGTGTGTGGGGCAACACGGTGCCCGCCTTCGGCATGTATCCGTACCGCACCAAATACCATATACTGGAGGTGCCGGGGCTGGAGTGCCGGCCGTGCTCCAAAATTGGGTATGAAAAATGCCCGCGCGGCCATTTCAAGTGCATGCGTGATATTCAGTTTGAACCGTTTTTCCCTGCGGCTCCGGCAGCAGCGGCGCCGGCTTCTCAAAACCGCGTGGGGTAG
- a CDS encoding OmpA family protein, with amino-acid sequence MKHFLATSTLLGLTLLAAAPKAEAQTADRKTAIGLNVSAMQYKGNFGSDYWKFGENKYAPGLTISRYLTPGLDLQLSGNYVEFKKTAPAGPNLYGSTFATNVVNVNLGLKLKLNNGWALKEDSPIQPYLLLAPGLTYLSREGVINRNNQSIVTDEDKNHLDLFGAAGINFQLGESVGLFVQTGQHFPLGANIDGDPSRDDNKIDDRFLQHTVGLNIALGKAKDTDADGVPDRKDKCPGTPAGVAVDEAGCPLDGDKDGVPDYQDKCPTEAGTAALEGCPDRDNDGVRDSEDECPDQAGTAALRGCPDADNDGVADKNDKCPDTPAGTQVDAEGCPLNLDKDGDGVPDNRDKCPGTPTGAQVDSTGCRVIDPALFNKVKPVQFETNSTVIKRSAYPTLDNMIKILELYPEYSLRISGHADSRGTDEYNQGLSERRANSAKRYFTTKKVDPNRVTTEGFGESMPAAPNTNSKNMSKNRRVEFKFEFYIPSQPQP; translated from the coding sequence ATGAAACACTTTTTAGCAACCTCAACTCTCTTGGGTCTGACGCTCCTGGCAGCGGCTCCCAAGGCCGAGGCGCAGACAGCCGACCGTAAGACGGCTATCGGCCTCAATGTCAGTGCCATGCAGTACAAAGGCAACTTCGGTTCCGACTACTGGAAGTTTGGTGAAAACAAGTACGCACCAGGCCTGACCATTAGTCGCTACCTGACCCCCGGTTTGGACCTGCAGCTGAGCGGTAACTACGTAGAGTTCAAGAAGACGGCCCCCGCCGGCCCCAATCTCTACGGCAGCACCTTCGCCACCAATGTGGTAAACGTGAATCTGGGTTTGAAGCTGAAGCTGAACAACGGCTGGGCTTTGAAAGAAGATTCTCCTATTCAGCCCTACCTGCTGCTCGCTCCGGGCCTCACGTACCTGAGCCGCGAAGGGGTTATCAACCGCAATAATCAGTCAATAGTAACCGACGAAGACAAAAACCACCTGGATCTGTTCGGTGCCGCGGGTATCAACTTCCAGCTGGGTGAGTCAGTAGGTCTGTTTGTGCAGACTGGCCAGCACTTCCCGCTGGGGGCCAACATTGATGGCGACCCTTCCCGCGACGATAACAAGATTGACGACCGTTTCCTGCAGCACACCGTGGGCCTGAACATTGCCCTGGGCAAAGCCAAGGATACCGATGCTGATGGTGTTCCGGATCGGAAAGACAAATGCCCCGGCACCCCTGCCGGCGTAGCGGTGGATGAAGCCGGCTGCCCGCTTGATGGTGACAAAGACGGTGTACCAGATTACCAGGATAAGTGCCCCACCGAAGCCGGTACAGCTGCTCTGGAAGGCTGCCCCGACCGTGACAACGACGGCGTGCGCGACTCCGAAGACGAGTGCCCCGACCAGGCTGGTACGGCTGCCCTGCGCGGCTGCCCCGATGCCGATAACGACGGTGTAGCAGACAAAAACGATAAGTGCCCCGATACCCCCGCTGGTACCCAGGTAGATGCCGAAGGCTGCCCCCTGAACCTGGATAAGGACGGCGACGGTGTTCCGGACAACCGTGATAAGTGCCCCGGCACCCCAACCGGTGCTCAGGTAGACTCTACCGGCTGCCGCGTAATTGACCCCGCCCTGTTCAATAAGGTGAAGCCAGTGCAGTTTGAAACCAACAGCACGGTTATCAAGCGCAGCGCTTATCCTACCTTGGACAACATGATTAAGATTCTGGAACTGTACCCCGAGTACAGCCTGCGCATCTCGGGCCACGCCGATAGCCGCGGTACCGATGAGTACAACCAGGGTCTGTCAGAGCGTCGTGCAAATTCGGCCAAGCGCTACTTCACCACCAAGAAGGTAGATCCGAACCGGGTAACCACGGAAGGCTTCGGCGAATCGATGCCAGCTGCCCCGAACACTAACTCGAAGAACATGTCGAAAAACCGTCGGGTAGAGTTCAAGTTTGAGTTCTACATTCCGAGCCAGCCTCAGCCCTAA
- a CDS encoding helix-hairpin-helix domain-containing protein, with translation MDNRALIRAFRLAAQLMELHDENPFKIRAYEGTATALEQLSFPVADIERTGLPDRTGLSKTAAARVAEMLDTGSFEELTRLLSITPPGVVELLKVKGIGPKKIRALWRELGIESPQQLREAAERDEVSKLKGFGKKTQETILAALEFTQQSQGKLLYPQAEQLADELAAQLRTALHTEQVAVAGEVRRRLEIVENVQLIAATDKPWKAHQVLDKLEGLVPDPAQSGPFAWRGTTAASGVRVEVLLTSKEDFTKELFLHSANEAHLSEALPGTAPGQPASLRQLINKERFYQEAAIYEKAGLQYVEPEMREGLGELALAKEHKLPKLLEEKDLRGSLHNHSTYSDGAHSLREMATFLRDKGYEYLGICDHSQAAHYANGLSPERVRQQHREIDQLNQELAPFRIFKGIESDILSDGALDYPPTVLNTFDFIVASVHSNLRMDEQKATTRLLRAIENPYTTMLGHPTGRLLLRREGYPINHKAIIDACAAHGVIIEINSNPWRLDLDWRWVHYALEKGVQLSINPDAHHTDGYADMRYGVMMGRKGGLTKEMTFNAKSMEEVAAYFAKRKAGIKAPLEFKDSLFG, from the coding sequence GTGGATAACCGTGCTCTTATTCGTGCCTTCCGGCTGGCCGCCCAGCTCATGGAGCTGCACGACGAAAATCCTTTTAAGATTCGTGCCTATGAAGGCACCGCCACTGCGCTGGAGCAGCTGAGCTTTCCGGTAGCGGATATAGAGCGCACCGGCCTGCCCGACCGCACCGGCCTCTCCAAAACCGCCGCCGCCCGCGTAGCCGAAATGCTGGATACCGGCTCGTTTGAGGAGCTCACGCGCCTGCTCAGCATCACGCCTCCCGGCGTAGTAGAGCTGCTGAAGGTGAAAGGCATCGGCCCTAAAAAAATCAGGGCCCTGTGGCGGGAGCTGGGCATTGAAAGCCCCCAGCAGCTGCGCGAGGCTGCCGAGCGCGACGAGGTAAGCAAGCTCAAGGGCTTCGGCAAGAAAACCCAGGAAACCATTCTGGCGGCGCTGGAATTCACCCAGCAAAGCCAGGGTAAACTGCTCTACCCCCAGGCCGAGCAGCTGGCCGACGAGCTGGCCGCGCAGCTGCGCACGGCCCTGCATACGGAGCAGGTAGCCGTAGCCGGGGAAGTGCGTCGCCGTCTGGAAATAGTAGAAAATGTGCAGCTGATAGCCGCTACCGATAAGCCCTGGAAAGCGCATCAGGTGCTCGATAAGCTGGAAGGCCTCGTGCCCGACCCGGCGCAGTCGGGTCCGTTTGCGTGGCGGGGCACCACCGCCGCTTCCGGGGTGCGGGTGGAAGTGCTGCTTACGTCCAAAGAAGATTTTACGAAGGAGCTTTTTCTGCATTCCGCTAATGAAGCCCACTTGTCAGAAGCCCTGCCCGGTACCGCGCCGGGGCAGCCAGCCTCGCTGCGGCAGCTGATCAATAAGGAGCGGTTTTATCAGGAAGCCGCCATCTATGAAAAGGCCGGCCTGCAGTACGTAGAGCCCGAAATGCGGGAAGGCCTGGGCGAATTGGCCCTGGCCAAAGAACATAAGCTGCCCAAACTCCTGGAGGAAAAGGACCTGCGCGGCTCCCTGCACAACCACAGCACTTATTCCGACGGCGCCCACTCCCTGCGGGAAATGGCCACCTTCCTGCGCGATAAAGGCTATGAGTACCTCGGTATCTGCGACCATTCGCAGGCCGCGCATTACGCCAATGGCCTCAGCCCGGAGCGGGTGCGCCAGCAGCACCGCGAAATAGACCAGCTCAATCAGGAGCTGGCGCCCTTCCGCATTTTTAAAGGGATTGAGAGTGATATTCTGAGCGACGGCGCCCTGGATTATCCGCCTACCGTGCTCAATACATTCGATTTCATAGTGGCCTCCGTGCACAGCAACCTGCGCATGGACGAGCAAAAGGCTACCACGCGCCTGTTGCGGGCTATTGAAAACCCTTATACCACCATGCTGGGCCATCCCACCGGCCGCCTGCTGCTGCGCCGCGAAGGGTACCCCATCAACCATAAAGCCATTATTGATGCCTGTGCCGCGCACGGGGTCATCATCGAAATCAACTCCAACCCCTGGCGGCTGGATCTGGACTGGCGCTGGGTACATTACGCGCTGGAGAAAGGCGTGCAGCTCAGCATCAACCCCGATGCCCACCACACCGATGGCTACGCCGATATGCGCTACGGCGTGATGATGGGCCGCAAGGGCGGGCTCACTAAGGAAATGACTTTCAATGCGAAATCAATGGAAGAAGTAGCTGCTTACTTTGCCAAGCGCAAGGCGGGCATTAAGGCACCGCTGGAGTTCAAGGATTCCCTGTTTGGGTAG
- a CDS encoding DUF4252 domain-containing protein, whose product MRHYSPLLLLLLSLLLGSASSCRTAAGPEKPARTVAEFFRKYEARPGFKAQTIEASFTTRLLLGQLGRLGGENDVTAAVAALRSVRVLTFTPTASSARNLVERGLNEEVAGLLKNERYQPLPVASSADATTQYNFSVRQDGDRVQEVVGTGKVENVPDSFVLLAISGNFTQDQLQQLLKILPGAVDQMAK is encoded by the coding sequence ATGCGCCACTATTCCCCCCTCCTCCTGCTATTGCTGAGCCTGCTGCTGGGCTCTGCCTCCTCCTGCCGCACGGCCGCCGGCCCCGAAAAGCCGGCCCGTACCGTGGCCGAGTTCTTCCGAAAGTATGAAGCCCGCCCGGGCTTTAAGGCCCAGACTATTGAAGCCAGCTTCACTACCCGCCTGCTGCTGGGCCAGCTGGGTCGCTTGGGTGGAGAAAACGACGTTACCGCTGCGGTGGCTGCATTGCGCAGTGTGCGCGTGCTCACCTTCACGCCTACCGCCAGCAGCGCCCGTAATCTAGTGGAACGGGGCCTGAATGAGGAAGTAGCCGGTCTGCTGAAAAACGAGCGCTACCAGCCACTCCCCGTAGCATCTTCTGCCGATGCTACCACGCAGTATAATTTCTCCGTCCGTCAGGATGGTGACCGGGTGCAGGAAGTAGTAGGCACCGGTAAGGTTGAAAACGTGCCGGATTCCTTCGTGCTGCTGGCTATATCCGGCAATTTCACGCAGGACCAGCTGCAGCAGCTGCTGAAAATTCTGCCGGGAGCAGTAGATCAGATGGCCAAGTAA
- a CDS encoding OsmC family protein encodes MTPPEFTVLVHVRATALLADVRAGRHTFFVDEPVEVGGQDTGPTPYDMLLSALGTCTAITLRVYANQKKWPLETIEIRLRHQRVHEQDCEHSEEPGYMLDEVHKEVRLLGPLTATQRQRLQLVSEKCPVQKTLTSGTLRIITTVLDDEKSESTAMQSDLPASGASTIR; translated from the coding sequence ATGACCCCGCCTGAATTTACCGTGCTGGTGCACGTACGAGCCACCGCTCTGCTGGCCGATGTGCGCGCCGGCCGCCATACCTTTTTCGTGGATGAGCCGGTAGAAGTGGGCGGCCAGGATACAGGACCCACGCCGTATGATATGCTGTTATCGGCGCTGGGTACGTGTACGGCCATTACGTTGCGCGTGTACGCCAACCAAAAGAAGTGGCCCCTGGAAACCATAGAAATACGGCTGCGCCATCAGCGGGTGCATGAGCAGGATTGTGAGCATAGTGAGGAGCCTGGCTATATGTTGGATGAAGTGCACAAGGAAGTCCGGCTGTTGGGGCCACTTACCGCTACGCAGCGGCAGCGCCTGCAATTGGTTTCCGAAAAGTGCCCCGTACAGAAAACCCTTACCAGCGGTACCCTGCGCATTATAACCACGGTGCTGGATGATGAAAAATCAGAAAGCACCGCCATGCAAAGTGACCTGCCTGCTTCCGGCGCATCAACCATCCGTTGA
- a CDS encoding EVE domain-containing protein — protein MMNFWLVKSEPAAYSWADFTRDGHTDWTGVRNFQARNFLQQMQPGDLVLFYHSVTDKQVVGVAEVAQPAAPDATAAPDSGWVAVQLRPQQALAQPVSLAQIKQDIRLNNIGLLRQSRLSVMGLRPEEFDAILELGS, from the coding sequence ATGATGAATTTTTGGCTAGTCAAATCTGAACCGGCGGCTTATTCCTGGGCTGATTTCACCCGGGATGGCCACACCGACTGGACCGGCGTACGCAACTTTCAGGCGCGTAACTTTCTGCAGCAAATGCAGCCCGGCGACCTGGTACTCTTTTATCATAGCGTGACCGACAAGCAGGTGGTAGGCGTGGCCGAAGTGGCCCAGCCTGCGGCGCCTGATGCCACAGCCGCGCCTGACAGCGGGTGGGTAGCCGTTCAGCTACGTCCGCAACAGGCCCTGGCTCAGCCGGTCTCTCTTGCGCAAATTAAACAAGATATTCGATTGAATAACATCGGACTGTTGCGCCAGTCCCGGCTTTCGGTCATGGGCCTGCGGCCGGAGGAGTTTGATGCTATTCTGGAGCTGGGCAGCTGA
- a CDS encoding glycosyltransferase family 9 protein, with product MSDASSRAVLLIQTAFIGDVILATALLEHLHQTEPDTPVDFLVRKGNEGLVQNHPHVRNVLVWDKKKAKYRGLWQLLQQIRQTKYERVITLQRFASTGFLTAFSGSPQRIGFDKNPFCSRFTMAIPHLIGAGIHEVSRNLHLLDPAYEGPLTPPRLYPSAADEAAAAQVASLAEDKPYICIAPTSVWFTKQFPEEQWLKLLAALPPRYTVFLLGGPPDVAACQQLLERSNRPHVYNTAGKLSLLASAALMRGAVLNYVNDSAPMHLCSAVGAPTCAVYCSTVPYFGFGPLSPFARVVMLEEELACQPCGLHGHRKCPLNHFHCAHGIQTSQLLAVLAEAEAVKKGEMVSW from the coding sequence ATGTCCGACGCCTCTTCCCGTGCTGTTCTGCTGATTCAGACTGCCTTTATCGGCGACGTCATTCTGGCCACGGCCCTGCTGGAGCACCTGCACCAAACGGAGCCCGACACGCCGGTGGATTTTCTGGTCCGCAAAGGCAATGAGGGCTTGGTGCAAAACCACCCACACGTGCGCAACGTGCTGGTATGGGATAAGAAGAAAGCTAAATACCGGGGCCTGTGGCAGCTGCTGCAGCAAATCCGGCAAACGAAGTACGAGCGGGTTATTACCCTGCAGCGCTTTGCCTCCACGGGTTTTCTCACGGCTTTCTCCGGATCCCCGCAGCGCATCGGCTTCGATAAAAACCCCTTCTGCTCCCGCTTTACCATGGCCATTCCGCACCTGATTGGGGCGGGCATTCATGAAGTATCGCGCAACCTGCACCTGCTGGACCCGGCCTACGAAGGTCCGCTCACGCCCCCCCGCCTCTACCCTTCTGCCGCTGATGAAGCTGCCGCGGCCCAGGTGGCGAGCCTGGCTGAGGATAAGCCTTATATATGCATTGCGCCTACTTCCGTCTGGTTTACCAAACAGTTTCCGGAGGAGCAGTGGCTGAAGCTGCTGGCCGCGCTGCCGCCCCGCTATACCGTGTTTCTGCTGGGCGGCCCGCCCGATGTGGCCGCCTGCCAGCAGCTGCTGGAGCGCAGCAACCGGCCTCACGTATATAATACCGCCGGCAAGCTCTCCTTGTTAGCCTCCGCTGCCCTCATGCGCGGGGCTGTGCTCAACTATGTGAACGACTCGGCACCCATGCACCTGTGCTCGGCGGTAGGCGCTCCTACCTGCGCGGTGTACTGCTCCACGGTGCCCTACTTCGGGTTTGGGCCGCTGAGCCCGTTTGCGCGGGTAGTGATGCTGGAGGAAGAGTTGGCCTGCCAACCCTGCGGCCTGCATGGCCACCGCAAGTGCCCGCTCAACCACTTCCACTGCGCGCACGGCATCCAGACCAGCCAGCTGCTGGCTGTGCTGGCCGAAGCCGAAGCGGTGAAAAAAGGCGAAATGGTAAGCTGGTAA